One segment of Neodiprion fabricii isolate iyNeoFabr1 chromosome 1, iyNeoFabr1.1, whole genome shotgun sequence DNA contains the following:
- the LOC124176832 gene encoding LHFPL tetraspan subfamily member 3 protein has product MGSKIEYVESSHMYATNYIRNSKAIGVLWGIFTICYAIIGVVAFVTPEWLGDLEHENPGRFGLWTRCHYGGNGELGEECEGSLDNLYSIASVPFRVSTILVGIAVIIALLSICAMLLFFFCQSTTVFYLCAWMQVVSAVCMAIGVAVYPLGWDSPQIRAVCGATASRYNPGACAVRWAIPLATIAALDAATLAALAFILASRHVRLQPEPFNNGSLYKGEVNPGYVNEAQSVAGSRKSLSLRPVLLVAPPEQDRYSELSRAKSHSHHSLYSPAPSHPVHTMSTNTLSHSQHNFQL; this is encoded by the exons ATGGGGTCAAAAATCGAATACGTGGAATCGTCGCACATGTACGCCACTAACTACATCCGCAATTCAAAAGCTATCGGTGTACTTTGGGGAATTTTCACCATATGCTACGCGATTATCGGTGTCGTAGCCTTTGTGACACCCGAATGGTTGGGAGATTTGGAGCACGAAAATCCGGGCAGATTTGGCCTTTGGACTAGATGCCATTACGGCGGAAATG GTGAACTTGGAGAGGAATGCGAAGGCAGCTTAGACAACTTGTATTCTATTGCAAGCGTGCCTTTCAGAGTGAGCACCATCCTTGTTGGAATCGCTGTGATAATCGCCCTTCTGTCCATATGTGCAATGCTTTTGTTCTTCTTCTGCCAGAGTACTACAGTCTTTTATTTGTGCGCCTGGATGCAGGTAGTTTCAG CTGTCTGTATGGCAATTGGCGTTGCAGTTTATCCTTTGGGCTGGGATTCTCCTCAGATTCGTGCAGTTTGCGGCGCAACTGCTTCTAG ATACAATCCTGGCGCCTGTGCGGTGAGGTGGGCCATTCCTTTGGCCACAATCGCTGCTCTAGATGCTGCGACCTTGGCTGCGCTTGCCTTCATCTTGGCTTCCAGGCACGTGAGACTTCAGCCGGAGCCCTTCAACAACGGGTCATTATACAAAG GCGAAGTGAATCCAGGATACGTAAACGAGGCACAGAGCGTCGCTGGCTCCCGGAAGTCGCTGTCTCTCAGACCAGTACTTCTAGTTGCTCCGCCAGAACAAGATCGGTACAGCGAACTCTCGAGGGCGAAATCGCACTCCCATCACAGCCTCTATTCCCCAGCACCGTCACACCCTGTTCACACGATGTCAACGAATACCCTCAGCCATTCCCAGCACAACTTTCAGCTCTGA